DNA sequence from the Ruminococcus albus 7 = DSM 20455 genome:
TCCTTTCGTAGCACAGATCCGTATCACACTTGATTATAACACAGTTTCTGCCTTTTTTCAAGTACACATCAGTCATCGGCATCAATATGACCATACTATTTAATATAGTAGAGCATTTATCATGCAGTTTCTTATACCGTCAGTAAAACAAAATGTGATGCATTCTTTGCCCCACCTCAGCAACATTTTCAAAGCGCATGATATGATATTAAATTGTAAACTTTTTGTTTCAGCGTGATAAGTATTTGCATTCAGCGTAAATATGTGTTATAATATTAAATTGACGTAGTATGAACACGAAAGGACGTAATTTTATGGCAAAGCTTAAAGTCGCTGTTATTTTCGGCGGCAGATCGAATGAACACGATGTCTCGGTAGTATCCGCGGCACACGTTATACGCTCTATCAGTGAGAATCCGGACCGTTATGAGGTCATCTGCATAGGTATAACCAAAAAGGGTCACTGGGTAAGATTCATGGGCAGTGCTGAGGATATAGCTAACGGCAGCTGGGCAGAGAATCCCGACAACGTTGCCTGCATTTTCAGCCCCGACCCTGTACACCGCGGTTTTATACAGCTGGAGGATGACGGCAGCTACACCAATATCAAGGTCGATGCAGTATTCCCAGTGCTCCACGGAAAAAACGGAGAAGACGGCACTATCCAGGGAATATTCCAGATGGCAGAGATACCCTTTGTAGGCTGTGATCTTATTTCCTCAGCCTGCTGCATGGACAAGGATGTTACACATACTATCCTTGAAGCACATGGTGTGCGCACTGCCAAGTGGATAAGCATGATCTACCGCGATATAAGCAAGCTGGATGAAAAGTGCAGGCTTATGGAGAAAGAGCTTGGCTATCCTATGTACGTAAAGCCTGCGAACTGCGGTTCTTCCGTGGGTATAACCAAGGCACATGACTTTGAGGAGCTGAAGGCAGGTATCAAGCTTGCATTCACACATGACCACAAGGTAGTAGTAGAACAGGGCATCAACGGCATTGAGCTTGAGTGTGCTGTTATGGGCAACGATGAGCCTTTTGCTTCAACAGTGGGCGAGATAGCAGCTGCCAACGAATTCTATGACTATGACGCAAAGTACAATAATTCGGACTCAAAGACCTACATACCCGCAAGAGTACCCGATGAGGTGATCGAGGAGATTCGTGAAACTGCAGTACGTGCTTTCAAGGCAATGGGCTGCGAAGGACTTGCCAGATGCGACTTCTTCCTTTCCGACAAGGGTGAGGTCATACTCAACGAGATAAATACACTTCCGGGACACACACAGATAAGTATGTACCCCAAGCTCATGGAGCATGAGGGCATAAGCTATGCCGAGCAGGAGGACAGACTCATCAAGCTGGCACTGGAAAGATCGGAAGTGGATCATGAATAATTCACCCATCGGCGTTTTCGATTCGGGAGTTGGAGGACTTACCTGCGTAAAGGAACTGACAAAGCTGCTTCCCCATGAGGATATCGTATACCTCGGCGACACAGCGAGAGTACCCTACGGCACCCGAAGCAAAGAGACCATTGCCAGATACACCGCACAGGATATGGAGTTTCTGCGTGGCCATGATGTAAAGATGATACTTGTAGCCTGCGGTACGGCTTCATCGGTAATAATGTCGAGTCCTGAGTTTTCAGGCAATACCGAGCCCAGCTACAGCGGTGTGGTAAAGCCCGCCGCCAATGCAGCCTGTGCTGCCACCAAAAACGGCAGGATAGGAGTTATCGCTACAGGCGCTACCATAAGGAGCGGAAGCTACGGCAAAGTGATACGCAGCATCGACCCCGATGCGAAGGTGATAGGCAAGGCTTGTCCCATGTTCGTGCCGCTGGTAGAGAACGGATACGTCGGCAAGGACTGCATACCGACAAGGTATTTCGCTGAGGAATACCTTGAATGCATGAAACGCGAGCAGGTGGATACACTGATACTGGGATGTACACACTACCCTCTGCTTGCTGACCTTATCTCCGACATAATGGGTGATGGCGTGAAGCTTATATCCGCAGGTGCTGAGCTCGCAAGATTCGCGGTAAAGACCCTTACCTTCAGCGACAGCCTTGCAGACAGAGAAGAACAGGGCACGCAGAAGCTATTCTGCACCGATACCCCCGAACTTTTCTCGGAGAATGTGGAAAGATTCCTCGGCGAAAGCTTTTCGGGAACAGTGGAGAAATGTGTGCTGAACACTAAATAGTCCATACAGCACCGATACCCGATGTTAGGAGAATTAGCTTGGATATTAAAGATGTTGATATAAAGCTGGTTAGCCGTCAGTATGAGGATTTTGACGACGACCCTGCGAATTACGAACAGACAGAAGTACTCTCGGTAGGCACATATAAAAAGACTGCCGACGGGTATGTTATAGAGTATGAAGAAAGCGAAGCTACGGGCTTTGAGGGATGTACCACAAGGATAGAGAGCTTCGGAAAGAAAAAAGTAGTGATGTCCAGGAGAGGCAGTGTTTCCTCGGAACTTGTCATAGAACCCGGAGAAAAGCACCACTGTGTATACGGCACGCTTTACGGCAATTTTGAGGTAGGCGTAGAAGCCAGAAAAGTAAGCGACAAGCTGACAGATGACGGCGGCAGGCTAACCTTCACTTATGTGGTGGATGTCAACTCAGGACTCATAGGCACATTTGATATCGATATACAATTAAAAATAAGATAAACGGAGGAAGTAAGATGCAGGATCTGATAAAGGAAGCATTCGCGCAGGCAAGGGAGCTTGTGCTGAAGGCACTGGGTCAGCTTGTGGCAGAGGAGGTATTCCCCGCTGAGGCTGTTCCCGCTTTTAATATAGAAATACCCGCCGACCCCAAGAACGGCGACGTTTCAACAAATGCAGCTATGGTATGCGCAAAGCCTTTCAGGAGCGCACCCAGAAAAATAGCTGAGGCTATCGTCGGCAAGATAGATACCACAGGCAGCTGTTTTGATAAAGTCGAGATAGCAGGTCCCGGATTCATTAACTTTTACTACGGCAAGGGCTGGTTTGGCTCAGTAGTAAAGGCTGTTCTCGATGAGGGCAAGGAATACGGCAAGACTGATTTCGGCAAGGGCAAGAGAGCACTGGTGGAATTCGTATCCGCTAACCCCACAGGACCCATGCACATAGGTAACGCAAGAGGCGGTGCTATCGGTGACTGTCTGGCGGCTGTTATGGAATATGCAGGTTACGATGTAGAGAGAGAATTCTACATAAACGATGCAGGCAACCAGATAGAGAAGTTCGGAAAGTCCCTGAGATTGAGATATATGCAGATATGCGGCGACAAGGGTCAGGAGATAGTTGCAAAGAACCTTGATATGGATACCTTCTGTAAGACCATATACGAAGATACCGAAACTTTCCCCATGCCCGATGATGTATACCTCGGAATGGATATAATCGCACACGCAAAGAATTTCTTTGACGAGTACGGCATGATAGCTTCTGCACAGCCCGAGGAGGAGTGCAAGAAAGCACTGGTAGACTACGCTCTGCCAAAGAATATCGACGGTCTGCACAAGGATCTTGCCAAGTACCGCATAAACTACGATACATGGTTCAGAGAGAGCACACTGCACAATGACGGCTCTGTTCAGGAAGTCATAGATAAACTGAAAGCAGGCGGATACACCTATGAAAAGGATGGTGCCCTCTGGTTCAGGACTACCGATTTCGGTGACGAGAAGGACAGGGTGCTTGTAAGAGACAACGGCATACCCACCTACTTCGTACCCGATATTGCTTACCACTACAACAAGCTGGCTGTACGTAAGTTCGATAAGGCGATAGATATCTTCGGTGCCGATCACCACGGATATATCCCACGTCTGAAAGCCGCTATGACTGCTCTCGGCGTTGACGAAAAGAAGCTGGACATCGTTATCATGCAGATGGTAAGACTTGTAAAGGACGGCGAGACATACAAGCTGTCGAAGCGTTCCGGCAAGGCTATCACATTGAACACTCTGCTGGAGGAGATACCGATAGACGCGGCAAGATTCTTCTTCAACCTGCGTGAGCCAAACTCACAGTTCGATTTTGACCTTGACCTGGCTATATCAAATTCCAGCCAGAACCCCGTATACTATGTTCAGTACGCTCATGCACGTATATGCTCCGTTATCAAGAAGCTGAAAGAGGAGAACATCGAAGCCAAGCCCTTTACTGCTGATATGGCTGAAGCTCTCAGCACACCCGAGGAACTGGAGCTTGTCAAGCTGATGGCAACTCTGCCCACCACAATAACCGAAGCTGCAAAGGCTTACGACCCTGCTAAGGTTACCAAGTACGCTGTGGATATCGCCACACTGTACCACAAGTTCTACAATGCCTGCCGTATAAAAGGCGAGGAAGAGAACGTTATGCAGGCAAGACTTGCCCTGTCACTGGCTGTAAAGCAGATAATCGCTAATATACTTGATATGCTGAAGATAGACTGCCCCGAGAGTATGTAACAGGCAGCCCGCATAGTTCAATTATTAAAACAGATATCCCCCGCATCACTATGATACGGGGGAATTTTTATTTGTCCACATTATTGTACATATACTTTTGTTCAAAGTCATCAAGAGGCATCGCCTTATCAAAGAGCCAGCCCTGTGCTTTGGTATAACCGCTCTGGCAGAGTATCGCTGCCTGTGCATCAGTTTCAACGCCTTCAAAGATTATATCCTTTTTGGCAGTATCGATAAGGCTGCACATATTCGCCACAAAGTCGCGGTCATTCTTGTTCTGCTCAATGTTGTCAATGAATGACTTGTCTATCTTCACAATATCAACAGGCGCATTCATAAGTACACTCAGGGTGGAATACCCTATACCGAAATCATCTATACTTACCTTGAAGCCCACACTGCGAAGCTTATCCATTACCGAGAACAAAGCCTGTGTGTCACCCGAAAAGCAGGATTCAGTGATCTCGATCTCTACATCACCCTTATCTACATCATACTTGTCAGCGGTTTTTATTATGTTTTCCACAAACTTAGGCTGAGTTATATGGTGCTGGCTGAAATTTACAGAAACAGGGATAATGCTTCTTCCGTCATGCTTCCATTTTTCAAGTGTGCGGAGCACCTCACCGTAAATGAAGAAATCAAGCTCATCTATATAACCAACTTTTTCCAGTACAGGTATGAACTCAAATGGCATCTTGTAGGTACCATTCGGGTTTCTCCACCTCGCCAGTGCCTCTGCACCGATAATGACACGCTTTTCAAGGTGGAACTTTGGCTGCAGGAACATTTCTATCTGTCTGTTCTTTATTGCGGAATGAAGTTCGTTGCAGATCGACTGTTCATAAATTTTCTGCATCCTCATGCGCTGTGAATATATACCGCATAGAATACTGCTGGAGTGCTTTACGCTGCGCCTCGCCAGATTAGCGTTATCTATTGCTGTATTCAGCTCGATATCACCGTCAGGAAGGATATACATACCACAGGCGATCCTTATATCACCCGATGGAAATTTTTTCTTCTGCATTGTTGTGAATCTCAGGTTCTGCTGTTCAACGCTGCGTATCAGCGCTGCTCTGTTTTTTGAACGGCAAAGGCATATAAAATAATCCGAGTATATCCGACATCCCATTATATAACTTGCACCGCCGCGAAGGCAGGCTGTATAATCCCTCAGCATGGTATTTCCGGTCTCATAGCCGAAATTCTCATTTACGTATGAAAAATCGTTTATATCAGAGTATACGATCGCATATACCATACCTTCCTGCCGCTCAGAAAGAGCATTAGCGGCATTCTGGGTAAAGCCCTTGCGGTTATAAAGCCCTGTGAGCTGGTCCGTCTGAAGCAGGAACCTGATATACTCCGAATCTTTATCAGACTTGGTAGTAAGAGTTTTCAGCTTCTGGATATTTGAAAGCCTGCCGAAAACTTCCGTTACCTTGCCCGATTCATCGGCAAAGCTGATAAAAGCATCACTATACCAGCAATAGTCATCATCATAAGCCTTGGTTCGGAACTCCATTGTCCCTTTCATAGGTCTTTCCAACGCTGACTTCCAGCCATCGAAATAAGCCTCGCAATCATCAGGATGCAGAAATTCCTCAGCTGCCCTGCTGCCCAGGAAGTTTTCCAGACAATTATCGTAATCGAGCCTGAACCTTGTTATACTTACCGTAAGGTGCATGATATCGCGTTTAACATCATAATCGTAGTATACATCATCAGTATTTTCAGCCACCATATGCAGCTTATCACGCTGTTCTTCTACCTTGCGGATCAGCTTTTTATAAACATCATCTAGTCTGTCATGACAATTACAGTCACTCACGATGATATCTACACACTTTAAGTTCTTAACGATACCACAGCAGTGCACAAACATTGAAGAACCATCACGAGTAATTATATTGTGCCTGACACAGAACACTCCGCCAACTTCGGCAGCAGAATTTATCTGTGCTTCTATATCTTCACGGGCTTTGTCTTCAAACAGCGAGTAAAATGAAACTTCCTTTTCAAGCACATAATCAAGGCTGTATCCTGTTGATCTGAAAAAATCATCATCCACAGATAATATCTTTCCACTATCAGTAAAATCAACACGGCAGACACCTGCATTCAGTCTGCAATTCTCGTCCATTCACTCACCCCCTTGATATATGATACATAATATACTCTACTTACAATATGATTATATCATGTTTTAATAATTTATTCAAGGGGCTAAACTAATTTTTAGTAATTTTACACAATGTAAAGCCTTCGTTTTTTACAATTCAACAAATGTGAATTTTCCGTTTTCCAGGATAAGACAACTATGTGCAGAATTTTCCTTTGGGATAGATACCGAGCCCGGATTGATATAGGTAAAATCACCGTGATCTTCCATAACAGGGATATGTGTATGACCGTGGAGAAGCACTGTACCTTTGCTCATTGGAGGCAGTATATCGCAGTTGAATTTATGTCCGTGGGTTGCGAATATTGTTAAACCGTCGGCATAGATAAAGGCATAATCTGCCAGTATCGGAAATTCAAGCACCATCTGATCAACTTCGGTATCACAGTTTCCTCGCACGCAAAGTATTTTATCCTTCATGGGATTAAGCATAGCTATGACCTTTTTAGGGTCATATCCCTCGGGAAGATCGTTGCGGGGACCATGATAGAGTATATCACCCAGCAGGAGCATTTTCTCGGCACCGCTTTTTTCAAATGCCGCCAGCATTCTCTCGCACCAGTACGCTGAACCATGTATATCGGAAGCTATAAACAATTTCATATTATCACATCTTTCTATTATCTTCTAAGACCTTATGTACTGCAGATACCAAGTACAGTGAACCGCATATCAATGTCAGACCACCTGCATTACTTTGTTTCATATTTTCGATTTCTATATACAGATCATTCTTCGCGGAACGAGCGTTTCCACCAAGGGAACATATCAGTTCGGCAAGTTCCTCCGCATTTTCTGCTCGGTCAGAAAAACCGTCAACTGTAACAAAGCTGTCAACATAGGGTATCAGCACCTTCAACGCTTCACGTAGATTTTTATCGCGGCA
Encoded proteins:
- a CDS encoding D-alanine--D-alanine ligase family protein yields the protein MAKLKVAVIFGGRSNEHDVSVVSAAHVIRSISENPDRYEVICIGITKKGHWVRFMGSAEDIANGSWAENPDNVACIFSPDPVHRGFIQLEDDGSYTNIKVDAVFPVLHGKNGEDGTIQGIFQMAEIPFVGCDLISSACCMDKDVTHTILEAHGVRTAKWISMIYRDISKLDEKCRLMEKELGYPMYVKPANCGSSVGITKAHDFEELKAGIKLAFTHDHKVVVEQGINGIELECAVMGNDEPFASTVGEIAAANEFYDYDAKYNNSDSKTYIPARVPDEVIEEIRETAVRAFKAMGCEGLARCDFFLSDKGEVILNEINTLPGHTQISMYPKLMEHEGISYAEQEDRLIKLALERSEVDHE
- the yfcE gene encoding phosphodiesterase, with the translated sequence MKLFIASDIHGSAYWCERMLAAFEKSGAEKMLLLGDILYHGPRNDLPEGYDPKKVIAMLNPMKDKILCVRGNCDTEVDQMVLEFPILADYAFIYADGLTIFATHGHKFNCDILPPMSKGTVLLHGHTHIPVMEDHGDFTYINPGSVSIPKENSAHSCLILENGKFTFVEL
- a CDS encoding EAL domain-containing protein; translation: MDENCRLNAGVCRVDFTDSGKILSVDDDFFRSTGYSLDYVLEKEVSFYSLFEDKAREDIEAQINSAAEVGGVFCVRHNIITRDGSSMFVHCCGIVKNLKCVDIIVSDCNCHDRLDDVYKKLIRKVEEQRDKLHMVAENTDDVYYDYDVKRDIMHLTVSITRFRLDYDNCLENFLGSRAAEEFLHPDDCEAYFDGWKSALERPMKGTMEFRTKAYDDDYCWYSDAFISFADESGKVTEVFGRLSNIQKLKTLTTKSDKDSEYIRFLLQTDQLTGLYNRKGFTQNAANALSERQEGMVYAIVYSDINDFSYVNENFGYETGNTMLRDYTACLRGGASYIMGCRIYSDYFICLCRSKNRAALIRSVEQQNLRFTTMQKKKFPSGDIRIACGMYILPDGDIELNTAIDNANLARRSVKHSSSILCGIYSQRMRMQKIYEQSICNELHSAIKNRQIEMFLQPKFHLEKRVIIGAEALARWRNPNGTYKMPFEFIPVLEKVGYIDELDFFIYGEVLRTLEKWKHDGRSIIPVSVNFSQHHITQPKFVENIIKTADKYDVDKGDVEIEITESCFSGDTQALFSVMDKLRSVGFKVSIDDFGIGYSTLSVLMNAPVDIVKIDKSFIDNIEQNKNDRDFVANMCSLIDTAKKDIIFEGVETDAQAAILCQSGYTKAQGWLFDKAMPLDDFEQKYMYNNVDK
- the argS gene encoding arginine--tRNA ligase, whose translation is MQDLIKEAFAQARELVLKALGQLVAEEVFPAEAVPAFNIEIPADPKNGDVSTNAAMVCAKPFRSAPRKIAEAIVGKIDTTGSCFDKVEIAGPGFINFYYGKGWFGSVVKAVLDEGKEYGKTDFGKGKRALVEFVSANPTGPMHIGNARGGAIGDCLAAVMEYAGYDVEREFYINDAGNQIEKFGKSLRLRYMQICGDKGQEIVAKNLDMDTFCKTIYEDTETFPMPDDVYLGMDIIAHAKNFFDEYGMIASAQPEEECKKALVDYALPKNIDGLHKDLAKYRINYDTWFRESTLHNDGSVQEVIDKLKAGGYTYEKDGALWFRTTDFGDEKDRVLVRDNGIPTYFVPDIAYHYNKLAVRKFDKAIDIFGADHHGYIPRLKAAMTALGVDEKKLDIVIMQMVRLVKDGETYKLSKRSGKAITLNTLLEEIPIDAARFFFNLREPNSQFDFDLDLAISNSSQNPVYYVQYAHARICSVIKKLKEENIEAKPFTADMAEALSTPEELELVKLMATLPTTITEAAKAYDPAKVTKYAVDIATLYHKFYNACRIKGEEENVMQARLALSLAVKQIIANILDMLKIDCPESM
- the murI gene encoding glutamate racemase, which gives rise to MNNSPIGVFDSGVGGLTCVKELTKLLPHEDIVYLGDTARVPYGTRSKETIARYTAQDMEFLRGHDVKMILVACGTASSVIMSSPEFSGNTEPSYSGVVKPAANAACAATKNGRIGVIATGATIRSGSYGKVIRSIDPDAKVIGKACPMFVPLVENGYVGKDCIPTRYFAEEYLECMKREQVDTLILGCTHYPLLADLISDIMGDGVKLISAGAELARFAVKTLTFSDSLADREEQGTQKLFCTDTPELFSENVERFLGESFSGTVEKCVLNTK
- a CDS encoding DUF1934 domain-containing protein translates to MDIKDVDIKLVSRQYEDFDDDPANYEQTEVLSVGTYKKTADGYVIEYEESEATGFEGCTTRIESFGKKKVVMSRRGSVSSELVIEPGEKHHCVYGTLYGNFEVGVEARKVSDKLTDDGGRLTFTYVVDVNSGLIGTFDIDIQLKIR